The Mycolicibacterium aichiense region CGTCGAACCCGCGAAGTGGGTTGCCGCACTTCGGCACACCAAGACCGACGAGCATCCGGTGCTGCTGAAGACACAGATGGCCGCGGGCCACGGTGGCATCAGCGGCCGCTACGAGCGGTGGAAGGAAGCGGCGTTCCAGTACGCCTGGCTGCTGGCCACCGCAGGCGCCGAGCAGCACGAGGTAACCTCACCGGCATGAGTCTGACCGACATCCCGCTCACCACCCTCGACGGCAAAGCCACCTCGCTGGCCGACTACGCCGACCGGGCGATCCTGCTGGTCAACGTCGCGTCCAAATGCGGGCTCACCCCGCAGTACGGGGCGCTGGAAAAGCTGGCCCGCGATTACGGTGACCGCGGCCTGACCGTGATCGGGGTGCCCTGCAACCAGTTCATGGGTCAGGAGCCGGGGACCGCGGAGGAGATCCAGACGTTCTGCTCCACCACCTACGGGGTGACGTTTCCGCTGTTGGCGAAGACCGACGTCAACGGCGACGACCGGCACCCGCTGTACGCCGAGCTCACCACCTTCGCCGACGGTGACGGCAAGGCCGGCGACATCGCGTGGAACTTCGAGAAGTTCGTGATCGCGCCTGGCGGGACGGTGGTGAACCGGTTCCGGCCGCAGACCGAGCCCGACGCCCCTGAAGTGATAGCCGCGATCGAGGCGGTCCTGCCGGGCTGACCTCAATGGTCGCCTGACCTCAAGGTGGCAGACACCGTCTGGACACCTGGAGTTGCCAGACTGCGAGGGTGGCTGGACAACTCATCGTGTCGGTGTCCGGGATCAGCGATCGAACGCGCGGCGACGTCGACGAGTTCTGTGCCGCGCTCGACAGTCGCGCGGTTCCGCTGTCGCTGCTCGTCGCCCCTCGACTGAAGGACGGGTACCGGCTGGAATCCGACTCCCGCACCATCGGCTGGCTGGCGGACCGGCGATCCGGCGGTGATGCGGTGGTGCTGCACGGATTCGACGCCGCCGCCACCAAGAAGCGCCGCGGCGAGTTCGGTGCGCTGCCCGCGCACGAGGCGAACCTGCGGCTCATGGGCGCCGATCGGGTCCTCGAACACGTCGGTCTGCGGAGTCGGCTGTTCGCTGCGCCGGGCTGGACGGTTTCGGCCGGAACGGCACTGGCGTTGCCGCGCAACGGCTTCCGTCTGCTCGTCGACCTGCATGGCATCACCGATCTGGTCACCGGCACGACAACGCGCTCACGGGTGGTCGGAATCGGCGAAGGATTCGTCACCGAACCGTGGTGGTGCCGCACGCTGGTGCTGTCCGCGGAACGCACCGCGCGCCGTGGCGGGATGGTCCGATTGGCCGTCACCGCAAAGCAATTGCGCAAGGTCGGGCCCCGTCAGGCCATGCTCGACGCGATCGATCTGGCCCTGTTGCACGGCTGCACGCCGACGGTGTACCGCTGGGACCCGCAGGTCCCCGCGACATCCGCCGCCTGACTAGCTGCGTGAGCTGGACCCGCTCGCCGTCGTCGCCATCCCGCCGTCGACCGGGATGATCGCCCCGTTCACATAGGACCCGGCCCGGCTGGCCAGGAACACCGCGATACCGGCCATGTCGTCGTCGCGGCCGATCCGCCCCAGCGGCGACGAGGCCGCGATGGCGTCTCCGAACGCGTCCAGCGTGGCGGCCATCATCTTCGACTGGAACGGGCCCGGCGCCACCGCATTCACCGTGATGTGTTGAGGGCCAAGCTCTTTGGCCAGCACACGAGTCAACTGGTGCACAGCCGCCTTGCTGGCCGAGTACGAGTAGGTGTTCATTACCGGCACCTGGATCCCGTCGATGCTGCCGATGTTGATCACCCGTGCTGGATCGTCAGCGGTCGCGGCATTGCGCAACGCGCCGACCAGTTCCTGCACCAGCCAGAACGGCGACTTCACATTGAGGTCGAGCACCTTGTCCCAGGCCGAGGTCGGAAACGATTCCAGCGGTTCGCCCCACGTCGCCCCGGCGTTGTTGACCAGGATGTCGAGCTTGTCGGTGCCGGCCAGGACCTCGGCGGCCAGCCGCTTGCATTCGTCTTGACGGGACAGATCGGCCGGGATGGCACGGATGGTGCCGAACTGCGACAACTCGGCGACAACCTGATCGCACTTGTCGGCCTTGCGGGAACTGATGATCACCTCGGCGCCGGCCTGCAGCAGGCCGCGGGAGATCATCACCCCGATGCCGCTGCTGCCGCCGGTGACCAGCGCGGTCTTGCCGGACAGTCCGAACAGCCTGGTCAGGTCGGCTTCACTCATGGAACATCCTTTACGGCAAGCGGTTTCAGAACCGGAACGAACTCTCCTCCGGCAGCACCCGGAAATCCGTGTCGGTCATCTCGGTGAGCCGACCGTAATAGATGCCGCGCGCCTCCGGGGCCACCACCCCCTGATGGATCGGCACGGCGTGCTCCGGTGCGACCGCCCGCAGATAATCCACCGCCTCGGAGATCTTCATCCACGGCGCGGCCGCCGGGGTGGCCAGTACATCCACCGGCTCGCCGGGTACGAACAGCGCGTCACCGGGGTGCATCAGCCGGGCCGGGTGCTCGGCGTCGCCCACCAGATACGAGATGTTGTCGATGACCGGAATCTCCGGATGGATGACGGCGTGGCGGCCGCCGACCCCGCGGATGCACAGGCCGGCCACACTCAGTTCGTCGCCGACGTGCACGGCGCGCCAGGGTTCGCCGAGCTCGGCCGCGGTGGCCGGATCGGCGTAGAGCACCGCGTTCGGGTTGGCCTCCACCAGCGCGGGCAGCCGTTCGCGGTCGGCGTGGTCGGGATGCTGGTGGGTGATCA contains the following coding sequences:
- a CDS encoding glutathione peroxidase, translating into MSLTDIPLTTLDGKATSLADYADRAILLVNVASKCGLTPQYGALEKLARDYGDRGLTVIGVPCNQFMGQEPGTAEEIQTFCSTTYGVTFPLLAKTDVNGDDRHPLYAELTTFADGDGKAGDIAWNFEKFVIAPGGTVVNRFRPQTEPDAPEVIAAIEAVLPG
- a CDS encoding DUF2334 domain-containing protein, which translates into the protein MAGQLIVSVSGISDRTRGDVDEFCAALDSRAVPLSLLVAPRLKDGYRLESDSRTIGWLADRRSGGDAVVLHGFDAAATKKRRGEFGALPAHEANLRLMGADRVLEHVGLRSRLFAAPGWTVSAGTALALPRNGFRLLVDLHGITDLVTGTTTRSRVVGIGEGFVTEPWWCRTLVLSAERTARRGGMVRLAVTAKQLRKVGPRQAMLDAIDLALLHGCTPTVYRWDPQVPATSAA
- a CDS encoding SDR family oxidoreductase, whose amino-acid sequence is MSEADLTRLFGLSGKTALVTGGSSGIGVMISRGLLQAGAEVIISSRKADKCDQVVAELSQFGTIRAIPADLSRQDECKRLAAEVLAGTDKLDILVNNAGATWGEPLESFPTSAWDKVLDLNVKSPFWLVQELVGALRNAATADDPARVINIGSIDGIQVPVMNTYSYSASKAAVHQLTRVLAKELGPQHITVNAVAPGPFQSKMMAATLDAFGDAIAASSPLGRIGRDDDMAGIAVFLASRAGSYVNGAIIPVDGGMATTASGSSSRS
- a CDS encoding MBL fold metallo-hydrolase, whose translation is MELTHFGHSCLLAEFDGATLLFDPGNFSHGFEGVTGLSAILITHQHPDHADRERLPALVEANPNAVLYADPATAAELGEPWRAVHVGDELSVAGLCIRGVGGRHAVIHPEIPVIDNISYLVGDAEHPARLMHPGDALFVPGEPVDVLATPAAAPWMKISEAVDYLRAVAPEHAVPIHQGVVAPEARGIYYGRLTEMTDTDFRVLPEESSFRF